ACGCGCGACGGCGTGGCCGAACTGCCCGAGCTGTCGGCCCGCTATCCTAGCAAGGAGGTGCTGGCCGGGGCGGGCACGGATTTCTTCTTCGCGGGCTGGAACTACGGCATGACGGTCGGCGGCGAGGTCACGCCCGACACGCTGGCCCCCTTCGGCATCGCCGTCTACGAGCTGACCGAAAGCTGCATCCATCTGGGCCCGCGAAACGCATCCGGCATGGAGGACATGTATGGCGACATCCTCAACCTGGGCCGCATCTTCGGGGTCGATGACCGCGCGCAGGCGCTGGTGGACGGATGGCGCACCGAGCTGGCGGCGCTGACCGAAGGGGCGGAGCGCGGAGCCCCGCTGCGCGTCTTCGTCTATGACAGCGGCACCGAGGCGCCCTTCACGGCCGGCGCGCATGGCATGCCGACCGCGCTGATCGAGGCCGCGGGCGGGCGCAACATCATGGACGACCTGCCCAAGAGCTGGGCCGAGATCAGCTGGGAGCCGGTGGCCGACCGCGATCCGCAGGTCATCGTGATCGTCGACTATGGCGACGTGACGGCGGACCAGAAGATCGACTTCCTGCGGACCAATCCCGCACTGGCGGGGATCGACGCGGTCCGGAACGACCGCTTCGTCGTCCTGGACTATGTCGAGGCGACGCCCGGCCCCCGCAACATCCGCGCCGTCGAGAAGCTGGTCGCGGGCTTTTCGGGGGACTGAGCGATGGCCGACACCACCGCGATCCTGACCGCGCAGCGCCGGGGGCTGAGGCTGGGCCTGGGCACCGTCCTGGTGACGGTGCTGGTCATGGCCATCGGCATGGCCGTGTCGGTGGGGGCGGTCGCGGTGCCCCTGTCCACGGTCTGGGGCGTGGTGCTGGACCGCCTGGTGCCGGGCCTGGTCACTCCGGACTGGAGCGCGGGACAGGCCAGCATCGTCTGGCAGATCCGCCTGCCCCGCGCGATCCTGGCGGGGCTGGTGGGCGCGGGTCTGGGCCTGGTGGGCGCGGCGCTGCAGGCGGTGACGCGCAACCCGCTGGCCGATCCGCATCTGCTGGGGATCTCGTCGGGCGGGGCCTTCGGGGCGATCGCGGCGCTGCTTCACACGGGGATGTTCCTCGGCGCGCTGACCGTGCCGGTGATGTCCTTCGGCGGCGCGCTGCTGGCCACGGTGCTGGTCCTGGGCACGGCGCGGATGGCGGGGGCGGGCAGCGCCGACCGGCTGGTCCTGACCGGCGTGGCGGTCAGCTTCGTCATCATGGCCTGCGCCAACATCCTGATCTTTCTGGGCGATCCGCGCGCCACGCATACGGTGGTCTTCTGGATGCTGGGGGGCCTCGGTCTGGCGCAATGGTCCCATCTTCTGTGGCCGCTGGCCGTGCTGGTCCCCTGCGGGCTGTGGCTGTGGGCGCAGGCCGGGCGGCTGAACGCCATGAGCCTGGGCGACGAGACCGCCGCCAGCCTGGGGCTGGAGGTCGGGCGCTTTTGCCTGACCGTTTTCGTGGCGGGGGCGCTGATCACCGGGATCATGGTGGCCTTTTCAGGACTGATCGGGTTCGTCGGCCTGATGATGCCGCATCTGGTGCGGCTGGTCCTGGGGGGCGAAAATGCCCGGGTGCTGCCGGGCTCGGCCTTCGCGGGCGCGGTCTTCCTGATCTGCGCCGATGCGCTGGCCCGGGTGGCGATGGCCCCCGAGGACATCCCCATCGGCGTCGTCACCGGCCTGATCGGCGGGGTGTTCTTCCTGTGGATCATGTCCCGCCGCCCGTGATCCGCCGCCGCTGACCCCTCGATGCGAACGGCCTTGCCGCAGGGGCGGCAGGCGCCTAGACCGGAGGCAGCCCCAAGGGTTGCACGCCGGGCGGGCCGATCCGGATCACGGGGGCACGTCCCCGCGCGGGGCATCACCACGGCCAAGGACGACTGCGGATGTCATCACCAATCCCCCGCGCCCCGCAATGACGCAGCCCACGGCGCCCCGGTCCGATCTGACGGTCGCGGTCGAGGGCGACTGCCTGACGCTTGGCGGCGATCTGGTCGTCTGGTCCCTGCCCCGCCTGCCCGACACCCCTGCCGCGCGGATCGACCTGTCGGGCCTGTCGCGGATGGACACCGCCGGCGCGTGGGAGCTGGCGCAGCGCCGCGACCGGGGCGCCACGCTGAGCGGCCTTTCGGACCACCATCAGGGCCTTCTGGACACGGTGACGGCGGCCCTGCCGGAGGCGGATGATGCCCAGCCCGCCCCCGCCCGCTGGCGCCGCATCCTCGAGGCGACCGGCGTCCGGGTGATGGGCGCGCTGCGCTATCTGGTCGAGCTGGCCGAGTATCTGGGCCGCGTGCTGGCGGCCATGGCGCGGGGGCTGCGCCATCCCTCGCGCTTCCCGATGACAGCGCTGGTCCACCATGCGCAGGAGACCGGGCTGCGCGCCGTGCCCATCGTCGCCGTCATGTCCTTCCTGATCGGGGTGGTGCTGGCCTTCCAGGGATCGGACCAGCTGCGCCAGTTCGGGGCCGAGGTCTTCGTCGTCGACCTGATCGCCATTTCCATCCTGCGCGAACTGGGCATCCTGCTGACCGCCATCGTGGTGGCGGGGCGCACGGCCTCGGCGCTGACGGCCTCGATCGGGTCGATGAAGATGCGCCAAGAGATTGATGCCATGCGCACTTTGGGCCTGGACCCCGACCTGGTGCTGATCCTGCCGCGGGTGCTGGCGCTGGTCGTCATGCTGCCGATCCTGGGGCTGGTTTCGGCGCTGATGGGGCTGCTGGGCGGGGCGGTGATGTCCTGGGTCGAGCTGGGCATCTCGCCCTCGGTCTTTCTGGCGCGGCTCTCCGACGTCAGCGTGACCCACGCCATCGTGGGCCTCTCCAAGGCCCCGGTCTTCGCGGTCATCATCGGGGTGATCGGCTGCCATGCCGGGATGCAGGTCGGCAAGGATGCGGAATCGCTCGGGCGGATGACCTCGTCCGCGGTGGTCAGCGCGATCTTTGCGGTCATCATCGCCGATGCGGCCTTCTCGATCTTCTTCGCGCAGGTGGGGCTGTGAGCGAGGATCCCGTCGTCCGCGTCCGGGGGCTGCGCACCCAGTTCGGCACCCATGTCGTGCATGAGGGGCTGGATCTGGACCTGAGGCGCGGCGAGATCCTGGGCGTCGTCGGCGGATCGGGCACCGGCAAGTCGGTGCTGCTGCGCGCCATCGTGGGGCTGGAGGCCGCACAGGCGGGCGAGATCGACGTGCTGGGCCAGCGCATCGGCAGCCTGTCGGGTGCGGACAGGCGGGCGCTGGAACAGCGATGGGGCGTGATGTTTCAGGACGGCGCGTTGTTCTCGTCCCTGACCGTGCGCGAGAATGTCGAGGTGCCGCTGAACGCCGTTCCCGGCCTGACCGACGCGCAACGGCGGGGACTGGCAGAGCTGAAGGTCAGCATGGCCGGGCTGCCGTGGAAGGCCAACGAGAATTTCCCCTCGGACCTCTCGGGAGGGATGCGTAAGCGGGCCGGGCTGGCCCGCGCGCTGGCGCTGGACCCCGAGATCCTGTTTCTGGACGAACCCACCGCCGGGCTGGACCCGATCGGCGCCACCGCATTCGACAGGCTGATCGTCACGCTGCGCGACGCGCTGAACCTGTCGGTCTTTCTGGTCACGCATGACCTGGACACGCTGCATGCCTGCTGCGACCGCGTGGCCGTCCTGGCCGAACGCAAGGTCCTGACGACCGGCACCATGGACGAGATGCTGGGCGTCGATCACCCTTGGGTGCATGAATATTTCCACGGCCCCCGGGCGCGTGCCGCCGTGAAGAAGGACTGACGCGATGGAAACCAAGGCCAATTACGCCCTGATCGGCGCCTTCACCCTGGCGGGGTTCCTGGGGATCCTGGGCTTCGTTTTGTGGTTCGCGCAGCTGCAGCTGGACCGGCAGTTCGCCTATTACGACGTCTATTTCCCCGAGGTCTCGGGGCTTGGCCCCTCGTCCGAGGTGCGCTTTGCCGGTCTGGCGGTGGGCCGGGTCGTCGACATGCAGCTGGCGCCGGACAATCCGCTGCCGGTCCGGGTCCGGCTGGAGGTGACACTGGACACGCCCATCCGTGCCGACAGCACGGCCGCGCTGGAGGTGCAGGGCGTCACCGGCGTGGCGCTGGTCGCGGTCAGCGCCGGATCGTCCCGCACGCCCCTGCTGCGCGATGCGGACACGTCCGAGGTGCCGGTCATCGCCTCCAGCCGCTCGGCGCTGCAGACGCTGACCGACGAGGGACCGCAGATCATCGAGCGCCTCGGTCTGGTGGCCGAGCAGCTGACCCTGATCCTTGGAGAGGAAAATCAGGCCCGTGTGACGGCAATCCTCGACAATGTCGAACGGTCCAGCGGCAATCTGGATCAGGCGCTGGACGATGTGGCGACGGCGACCCAAGCCATCTCGACCGCCGCCACGGGCATCGCGGCCTTCGGCGGGCAGATGGACGGGCTCAGCCGCAGCGCGGGCACCACGCTGGACCGCTTTGCCGACGCCGCCACCCGGGCCGAGACGACGCTGGCCGCCGCGACCGCCACGCTGGAGGGGGTGGACGGCTATGTCTCGGGCGACCTGACGACCCTGACCCAGCAGCTGGAACGCAGCGCCGCCGGGCTGACCACGCTGACCGAGCGCGCCGATGCCAGCCTGGACGGGCTGGACACCGCGCTGGCCTCGGGGACACGGGCCTTCGACGCAGCCGAGACGGTCGTCACCCGCGACCTCGCCCCGGTGGCCGGTGATCTGCGCGCCACGCTGGCCGCGCTGAACGGCGCGCTGGCCCGCCTGCC
Above is a window of Paracoccus liaowanqingii DNA encoding:
- a CDS encoding ABC transporter substrate-binding protein, whose product is MIRSSLAALLLSAPAALAHPVTVQSCDRQVTFDAAPARAVSNDVNLTEMMLVLGLRDRMVGYTGISGWKTLDDRTRDGVAELPELSARYPSKEVLAGAGTDFFFAGWNYGMTVGGEVTPDTLAPFGIAVYELTESCIHLGPRNASGMEDMYGDILNLGRIFGVDDRAQALVDGWRTELAALTEGAERGAPLRVFVYDSGTEAPFTAGAHGMPTALIEAAGGRNIMDDLPKSWAEISWEPVADRDPQVIVIVDYGDVTADQKIDFLRTNPALAGIDAVRNDRFVVLDYVEATPGPRNIRAVEKLVAGFSGD
- a CDS encoding ABC transporter permease; translation: MTQPTAPRSDLTVAVEGDCLTLGGDLVVWSLPRLPDTPAARIDLSGLSRMDTAGAWELAQRRDRGATLSGLSDHHQGLLDTVTAALPEADDAQPAPARWRRILEATGVRVMGALRYLVELAEYLGRVLAAMARGLRHPSRFPMTALVHHAQETGLRAVPIVAVMSFLIGVVLAFQGSDQLRQFGAEVFVVDLIAISILRELGILLTAIVVAGRTASALTASIGSMKMRQEIDAMRTLGLDPDLVLILPRVLALVVMLPILGLVSALMGLLGGAVMSWVELGISPSVFLARLSDVSVTHAIVGLSKAPVFAVIIGVIGCHAGMQVGKDAESLGRMTSSAVVSAIFAVIIADAAFSIFFAQVGL
- a CDS encoding MlaD family protein; its protein translation is METKANYALIGAFTLAGFLGILGFVLWFAQLQLDRQFAYYDVYFPEVSGLGPSSEVRFAGLAVGRVVDMQLAPDNPLPVRVRLEVTLDTPIRADSTAALEVQGVTGVALVAVSAGSSRTPLLRDADTSEVPVIASSRSALQTLTDEGPQIIERLGLVAEQLTLILGEENQARVTAILDNVERSSGNLDQALDDVATATQAISTAATGIAAFGGQMDGLSRSAGTTLDRFADAATRAETTLAAATATLEGVDGYVSGDLTTLTQQLERSAAGLTTLTERADASLDGLDTALASGTRAFDAAETVVTRDLAPVAGDLRATLAALNGALARLPDDLPQISASLRQAADAASAAFTSLRGVVEGAGGPVQSFAGETLPQIGRLSQDMRALVENMSQLVSTLRRDPTQLLSGPRTPEFRR
- a CDS encoding FecCD family ABC transporter permease; translation: MADTTAILTAQRRGLRLGLGTVLVTVLVMAIGMAVSVGAVAVPLSTVWGVVLDRLVPGLVTPDWSAGQASIVWQIRLPRAILAGLVGAGLGLVGAALQAVTRNPLADPHLLGISSGGAFGAIAALLHTGMFLGALTVPVMSFGGALLATVLVLGTARMAGAGSADRLVLTGVAVSFVIMACANILIFLGDPRATHTVVFWMLGGLGLAQWSHLLWPLAVLVPCGLWLWAQAGRLNAMSLGDETAASLGLEVGRFCLTVFVAGALITGIMVAFSGLIGFVGLMMPHLVRLVLGGENARVLPGSAFAGAVFLICADALARVAMAPEDIPIGVVTGLIGGVFFLWIMSRRP
- a CDS encoding ABC transporter ATP-binding protein yields the protein MSEDPVVRVRGLRTQFGTHVVHEGLDLDLRRGEILGVVGGSGTGKSVLLRAIVGLEAAQAGEIDVLGQRIGSLSGADRRALEQRWGVMFQDGALFSSLTVRENVEVPLNAVPGLTDAQRRGLAELKVSMAGLPWKANENFPSDLSGGMRKRAGLARALALDPEILFLDEPTAGLDPIGATAFDRLIVTLRDALNLSVFLVTHDLDTLHACCDRVAVLAERKVLTTGTMDEMLGVDHPWVHEYFHGPRARAAVKKD